The DNA window TTTTTCACCACTGCATGGTGAAAAACTCTCCATTCCAGTGGTGCTGGGAAGACTCCCCAAAATACAGAGCTTTCCACAGGGTACCCATGCCAGATATTAAGAATGCATCCAGGCAAAGATGGTGAGGAACTAGAGTACGCACAACCATGACTACAGGAAATCCAACTGTGCAGAGGGAGTTCCCAAGACAACTCGAGTCACCCTTCAGAAAACATACTAGATCAATCATGAGGCCAATTTTATTGCATATTATACAgaaggaaataacttgcatttattcaacACCTTACGTACTTAGAACATCTAAATCACTTCACAATTATATAACATGCACTCGCTTTAAAAGTAAGtaaatgcagcatccaatttgcacacagcaaggtcccgcaacaGCAAACAagatgaatgatcagataatgtgttttggtGGTGGTGTTTGAGGGAAGAATGCTGAACAGGAGAATACCCTACTCTCCTTGGAATAGTgtggtgggatcttttacgtcccagtGGTACAGGCTGTCATAACATCCAAAAGATggaacctccaacaatgcagcacctccTCCACACTGCATAGAAGTGCCCACCTGGATGGAGTAGGCCTTGAACCTGCAACCCTCTGACTCAAGGCGAGAATGCTATCAAACTACTTTCataatataatatattaaaaaaagggacataagaattgctagacgaaaaaaagACTAAGGTTCATACAGTTCGTCATCTATCATCTGGCATAAtataacaataatggagttgttgactaattatagcaatcaatctctaccaatcgctctacaacagacccagaaataacAAGAGCAAAACCCCAgtggagaactttgggaaccattggtccaaagtcatctttttcctcccaagcatgctacacttgtcacatgtctcaaattactcatgtactgtatcccaaaatgttattttttgaaaGAAACCTGTCTCATTTACATctcaatgaatcaatactaactgataGGAGAGATAGTCTCTTTAATCTCAAACAGTAAGGAACTGTAACACAAATTCAGAGATGCAGACCTTTGAGGGAATGATGCTCacacaaaagtatttcattgcaaTGAATGGAAGTTGGAGCCATAGCTGCGAGCGCAGAGCGCCGACCCCCCCAGCATTTACACCGAGCACTGACCTTGTCCTTAACGCCGTCCACGCCGCGTCAATGTCAGCGTAAAGGTTTTTCTCGGATGGTTTCCCGTTGCTGGCCCCATAACCCGAGTAGTCGTAAGAGAAGACGTTGCAATTGATCCGGGAGCCCAGGCCGATGTAGAAACTGCACATCTGGCCCAGGTCCACCGCGTTGCCGTGCGAGAAGAGCAGCGTGTAGCGGGAGTTGGGGGCGCAGCGGACGAACATGCAGCCGATGCGGGTGCCCCGGCTGGTGCGGGTGAAGAAGACCTCGAGCGTGTCGAGCTCCCGCTGGCTGTACTGCCAGTCGGCCCGCTCCGACAGGTGCAAGGTGCTGGCGCTGCCCGGCTCGTCCACCAGCACCGTGTAGGTGGGCTCGGGCGGCAGGAATGCCAGCTTGGCCGCGATACGGCTCGGGCAAGGCGGGCAGCAGAAGAGCCAGCACAGCTCGCCGAGCGAAAAGCCATTCATCCTGGGGGCCCGGGCTGCTCCCTGACGACCGTCGTCGGCATTCAGGCCTGTTACCAGGGAACGGCGcgtgcggggggtggtggggggggagggttatgggggggaggggaggaggaggaggaggagccgcgAGCCGCGGGCGCGAGACCTCCGAATAACGGTCACTGGCCGGGTCGGGGCAGCTGCCGCATGGCGaccgcgcgggggggggggggagagagagggcgcggcCTGGCGGCGCTTGTCTTGTCCGATGACGACAGGTAAGTGGCCGAAATTTAGCACCGAGGGAGCCGCCGCTCAACCGGGGGCCCCACGCACACAAAAGGCAGCCATTTGCGAGGACGGTCGGACGTGAAGCACCGAATCCGTccggtctccctcccccccccctgcgTCGAACCAGCACTTCCGGGTTATCTGGGGACAGTGGTCGCTTCAGCGCGCGCGCGCACATATTCTCCTCTCCACACCAGGGTAGGGCTGTCAGTCAGGGAGATGCTATTTAATCATCAAAAGAAAGATagagttacatttatatagcgcctttcacgacttcaggattcccaaagtattttacagccagtgaagtacttttgaagtgtcactgttgtaatgtgagaaacgcggcagccaatttgcgcacagcaagctccctcaaacagcaatgaacaagtaaccagatattctgttttagtcatgttgtttgagagataaatgttggctcaGGACACTGAGCAGAACTACCCTGTTCTtcattgaaatagtgccattggatcttttacgtccacccaagagggcagacagggcctcggtttaacgtctcatctgaaagacgacacctccgacggtgcagcgctcgtTCAGATCATGTAgtcaagtctctcgagtgggacttgaacccatgacctcgaGACAGATCACAAGTCCATTTAAACAAGTAGAGCTGTGATTATtttcagagtagacacattcccacaagggggaaaggaggggcatccaaagctagagctccatgGGTggctaaagatacagagattaaaatgaaacagaaaaggaggcttatgacctggacttgggtcaggaatgtagtaaataatgtgaaggatagtaacagacttcaagaggacatagacagacaggtgaaatggctggacacctggcagatgaaatttaatgcagagaagtgcgaagtaatacgttttggtaggaagaatgaggagaggcaggaacaaagagacctgggggcgcACAGACACAATTGTTTGatggtggcaggtcaagttgaaaaggctgttaaaaaaacatgggatcatgggctttattaatagaggcatagagtacaaaagcaaggatgttacgctaaacctttataaaacactggttaggtctcagctggaatattgtgttcatttctgggcaccacactttaggaaggatgttaagaccttggagaggatgcagaagagatttactagaatggtacccgggatgagggacatcagttatgtcaagaaactggagaagctggggttgttctccttagaacagagaaggttaaggggagatttgatagagatgttcaaaatcataaagggttttgatagagtaaatcaggagaaactgtttccagtggcagaagggtcagtaaccagaggacacagatttaaggtgatcgacaatgtgatgaaacatttttttatccagagagttgtaatgatctggaatgtactgcctgaaaggctagTGGAaagagattcaatagtaactttcaaaagagaattggataaatatctgaaggggaaaaattttgcagggctatggggaaagaacaggggaatgggactaattggacagctcttccaaagagctggcgcaggctcgatgggccgaatggtctcctgtgctgtaccatactatgattctaCTGTGAATGAGCTGGGTTAATCTGGTCTACCTTTTAAAACAAGACCTTGATAATTCTACTCTTTACTTTATCAGGGTAAATTTTCTCATTGCATGCCCCCGACATGGAGTCTCGCCTGTTTGGAGCACAGATCAGGAAAATGTGTGCACACAGTCCACAATTTGTGTTCTGTTACTGGATGAAAAATCATGGGACGTGTGCACACAATTCTTGATGATTGTTTCCAGCAGGAGGGTACAATTGGAAAGTTTATCCTATTGTGttgagttctcccgatgtcctggccaacatttatctttcaaccaacacctgaaacagattatctgatcatttattttattgctgtttgtggaagcttgctgtgcgcaaataacTGCCACATtttcaacattacaacagtgactaaagttCAAAagcagttcattggctgtaaagcactttgggacatcctgaggtcatgaaaggcaatatataaatgcaagtctttcttttatatagTTGAAGGGAAGAAAAGTCTAGGAGAAATGCTTTTTGTTCAACAATCCCCATTTAAAGGTGCATGCACCACTGAAGAGCACCAGTCCTGTTTTTGGATTCAGGGTGTAAGCATTTATCACAAAACAGATGCCCTCCTATTAAGACATTTCATTTTAGGACCAAGGCCGTTGATTTGAAGTTTTCACAGTAATGGAATTCAATTCCCAAAATACTGGTGAAAATTCCATGTAATGAAAacagaatttgatttattcacCATCATAAATCAGTGGCCCCTGTTATTGGAGATATCTCCTACCTGACTAGTGCACAGCGTATACGGATATTTTGAACCGGACCAGAAGGGTGGCATTGGGATAATCCAATGTCTCCAGGACAAAAACATCATTACAAGTGCCCCCTCACGAGGAGGACACCACTAGTACAACTGATCCATTTAAACTAAGCTGTACTaaaaaacaaaaggaaaacaaaatcaTAATCCAGTTCTTTTCATTAATAATACAGTTGACGTCCTATAGTGTCCACCGTTGGCGGAAGGCTTCAAGCGTAACGGTCGACACTGCATGATCCTGCTCCAGGGTCAGCCAGGCATGCATAGGCCACAGAAGAGAAGCGAGCAGTTGGAGCAACCCTCCCTGTGGATCATATGCATCTGGACCTGTGGTTGGCAGTTTTAGCCAGGCCCAGGTGATTGAAGATCTGGAGCATTGGACTAAAATTCAATCAAAAGTTGAGGTGCAGCCCCTTTAAACATTGAAAGAAGGGCTGTAAACACAgtagggtagagtttccactttggatgCAATTGGGTAATTGTGCccaaaatgcacttgaaattgcgctggttaggttacaggtcaagtttctgctaaaattcatttgcataatcacaaacgtaataTCTTCCAACTACCAGTGAaattgggcagcgtaatagaacataatcgtttttcttctttctattaaaaagtattccttgatataTTAAGAGTGGTGTTTTacttggtgcagttttattaatacagctgaaaatgggtttatcaccaaaaataatctttttaataaaggtgtccagtcctccacctgtgagtaacctgatttaaaatcactgaaaatgacttaaaaaaactatacaGAACCATTTAATACTTTCATTGGTgtgcactagtcagtttcttagtgaattaaatattttttgatacgagaaagcttttaaaacgtgcctattaCTGCCTGTTCGCCTAGAAAAtaagcgcaatttgaagagccttcaaATTTGAAGAGACCAGCGCAATCTGCGGAATCTCGCAATTTTGACCTgagggggtgtggccagttttgtgggcggggcctgatccgggcaaattgaatcttaaaccagcgtaaaagatcgcggaaaacacgaACGTGGTTTTGGGAATAACTCACGTTTAAAATTTCCCGATctttttgcgctggttcggctgATTCTGCCCGGATTGCACTGATATTACAAGTGGAAACTCGACAGCAGTGTTTGCAGCTGGGCTAAACATTCTTTTTCCTTGTGTAATTCAGCTTCAATTAATATACCAATTATTTCATTGTAAATGTGACAATTTAGACTCTCTGTACGCATAACCACAGCAAAATGCAATTTCCAAAGACTGTTCCTTAAGATCAGAAACTTAATCCCTATGCATGCCTTGAACAGGAGTAATGTATCATGTGTAAACAATTGCCCTTCTACTGTGATATTTCACTCTGGAGGTTGCACAGATTGCTCACCATGCTCTCCTGTGCCCTCCAAAAGGTCGAAAACATCATGCTATCAGACCACATAATTCAAATTAAAACTAGTAGTTGAATTTATTTACAAGATTTATGCTTACTTGGAAGAAAATCATAGTAAGCAAATAATCAATATGACGATTGACTTACACTAATTTAAATTGGCTCAAAAATAATGAAATGACTGAAATCTTAGCTCTTTTAACAAGGTTTTGATTATCATAATGTGAGTGCGCTTCTTCCTACAGTGTCCTGTTTCATCTCCTTGATGTGGAAACAAATGGTTAAAACAAAAGATCTATAGAATAGGGAAAGCCAGGTGAACTTATCAGGCTTTCTAAGCAGCCTTTCAACACTCCAGATGAAAGGAGTTCTTTCCCTAAGGAAACACACCCTGCAAggtgtaaggaaagggttaattaaaTTGTCTTGCAGTCTCTTCATATTAACTTTTAGCTTTTGCCTGTTAAGTGTGTTTCAATGCTCAGTTTAGTCATTGGGAATTATAAGAAATACCAGGTAGAGACAGTTTTTAGCTGAAAAGAAATTCAGCAGTGGACAAACAGGTTTCCTTTGTTATAGGAATATATAGCTAAGGATTATCTGCGCAAGGATACATCTGCCCAAGACAAGTCATAATGTCACCTGTAGAGAGCCTTTGTTCATTCAtctctctgtaactgtctccAGTTGAATGTTTTGATTGACATTTCAGTCAGGGTGAAGCTGGAACAAAGTTTGGGGAGTTATTCTTGTTAAAACTGCAGTTATTGATGAGAGAACAGCTAATTCAATGAGGTAATGCTATGAAACATGTGGATTCTCACACAGCCGGGTTCGGAAAAAGGTATACAATGGGGATATTAGGAGAGATATCTCAGAATTCGATGAGGCCTAATCAGCCGTGAGCCCCTCGAGCTCAAGAACTGTAACATGTCAATTCTCCAGTGAACTCGCAAAGTATTGCCGTAAGTGTGCTGTTAAGTTTATGTGTAATTATTGTCAAGTAATGTATGCTTAAACTCTGTGAACATCAACAATAAATGCTTTTGAACCCTATTATTTTGAGGAGTAACTTATAAACTTATAAGTAAGAACACCCATACTTTAGCAAGAATACTGTTGACCTCGACTGGCTCTGCTTTGTATGCTAACCCTACCTTattaggatgatgtggagatgccggtgatggacgggtggacaaatgtaaggaatcttacaacaccaggttatagtccaacaattttattttaaaatcacaagctttcggagattatccccttcgtcaggtgaatgagtgaaaggttctcaaatcgcatatcttatattaggctgggacaccatcacaccaatcaaacaccgactgggagggaaccctttagcaatcaaggacattcagccaccgatcttcgggtaagcgttctccaaggcggccttcaagacacacgacaacgcaaaatcgtcgagcagaagttgatagccaagttccgcacccatgaggatggcctcaaccgggatcttgggttcatgtcacgctacacgtaaccccaccagcaaaagggaaaaaaagttatctgtttttaaaaatctctctctcacttccatttgggtctctttctctctgtctgtgtaattgacacaatgtatattcagtgtactgggacgtactgttctccgtgactggcctgtttgaacaccaacgacaccttttgattggtgtgatggtgtcccagcctaatataagatatgcgatttgagaacctttcactcattcacctgacgaaggggataatctccgaaagcttgtgattttaaaataaaattgttgaactataacctggtgttgtaagattccttacatttaccttATTAGGAGGCACTGATCAATTCTTGATGCGCAACAACACAGCTTTGGCACCAGCAAATTGCAATCCTTAAATGTTTTGTAGAACATCTCTGACGGACCTCTTGAGCTGGTCTCAGAAGCAGGACAATGTTATAACCCCAAGAGGAAGCTTTTGCCTACCAAATCTGCTCAGCTCTGTCCAATCAGGGATGCCTATTGTAGCTCAGAGAAAACTTCTGAAAAAATATAGCTGCAAGTCAATGGCGCTCTCACCTCAGTTATCAGATTTCCCATTCTCTATAGCTAGCAGTGCTAATGTGCATTTGATGAAGTGATCCCCATCAGCACCATTTAGCATAGCAACCCCACCAGTGGGAACCTCTGATTCCCTTTCAAAAATTCCTGTTCTCAATTGATTATGGCCACACGTAAGGTGACCATTTCATCAGTGCCTTTGTGTGGGGCTATTATATCTCACACTGTATTTCCCATATATTAAGTCCACTCTCTCCGGTTGTTTGCAGATGTTTGTATTCTGC is part of the Heptranchias perlo isolate sHepPer1 chromosome 34, sHepPer1.hap1, whole genome shotgun sequence genome and encodes:
- the abhd17c gene encoding alpha/beta hydrolase domain-containing protein 17C isoform X1; its protein translation is MNGFSLGELCWLFCCPPCPSRIAAKLAFLPPEPTYTVLVDEPGSASTLHLSERADWQYSQRELDTLEVFFTRTSRGTRIGCMFVRCAPNSRYTLLFSHGNAVDLGQMCSFYIGLGSRINCNVFSYDYSGYGASNGKPSEKNLYADIDAAWTALRTRYGVSPENIILYGQSIGTVPTVDLASRYECAAVILHSPLMSGLRVAFPDTRKTYCFDAFPSIDKITKVASPVLVIHGTEDEVIDFSHGLAMYEQCPRAVEPLWVEGAGHNDIELYAQYLERLKHFICHELPIS
- the abhd17c gene encoding alpha/beta hydrolase domain-containing protein 17C isoform X3 produces the protein MNGFSLGELCWLFCCPPCPSRIAAKLAFLPPEPTYTVLVDEPGSASTLHLSERADWQYSQRELDTLEVFFTRTSRGTRIGCMFVRCAPNSRYTLLFSHGNAVDLGQMCSFYIGLGSRINCNVFSYDYSGYGASNGKPSEKNLYADIDAAWTALRTRLTGGWCSVRRGSIHGRGTDVTESASIESGLGRKCDKGMVLAQRTSFYMVKALALSQQ
- the abhd17c gene encoding alpha/beta hydrolase domain-containing protein 17C isoform X2; its protein translation is MNGFSLGELCWLFCCPPCPSRIAAKLAFLPPEPTYTVLVDEPGSASTLHLSERADWQYSQRELDTLEVFFTRTSRGTRIGCMFVRCAPNSRYTLLFSHGNAVDLGQMCSFYIGLGSRINCNVFSYDYSGYGASNGKPSEKNLYADIDAAWTALRTSIDKITKVASPVLVIHGTEDEVIDFSHGLAMYEQCPRAVEPLWVEGAGHNDIELYAQYLERLKHFICHELPIS
- the abhd17c gene encoding alpha/beta hydrolase domain-containing protein 17C isoform X4; protein product: MNGFSLGELCWLFCCPPCPSRIAAKLAFLPPEPTYTVLVDEPGSASTLHLSERADWQYSQRELDTLEVFFTRTSRGTRIGCMFVRCAPNSRYTLLFSHGNAVDLGQMCSFYIGLGSRINCNVFSYDYSGYGASNGKPSEKNLYADIDAAWTALRTRLTGGWCSVRRGSIHGRGTDVTESASIESGLGRKCDKALTR